From the genome of Thermoflexus hugenholtzii JAD2:
TTCCCGGGGTCACTGCGGATACCATCCGGTTGGGGATGATCTGTGCCCTCTCGGGCCCGGTCTCCACCATCGGCAAGCCGCTGGCGCGGGGGATGGAGGCCTACTTCCGATGGGTGAACGATCAGGGAGGCATCCACGGGCGCAAGATCGACCTGCGGATCGAGGACGATCAATACACCCCGGCCAACACCGTGGCGGCCGCCAAGAAGCTGGTGGAGCAGGATGAGGTCTTCGCCATCGTTCGCCCCCTGGGCACCGCCACCACCGCCGCCATCCTGGATTACACCATCGAGAAGGGCGTCCCGGTGGTGGGCGTGGCCTCCGGCTCCTCCCTGTGGTCGAAGCCGTTCAAGAAGACGGTCTTCGGCATCCAGCCTACTTATGAGCGGGAGGGGCGGCTGATGGCCAAATACGCGGTGGAGGAGCTGAAGGCGCAGCGCATCGCTGTGTTCTACCAGAACGACGCCTTCGGCAAGGAGGGGGCGGACAGCTTCGTGGCGGCCCTGAAGGCCCGGGGGATCGAGCCGGTGGCCATGGTCCCCTATGAGGTAGCGGAGCAGGAGTTCAGCGCCCACGCCCTCAAGCTCCAGCAGGCCAACCCGGATCTGGTCTTCGTCTACGCCATCCAGGTGCCGGCGGCCAGCTTACTGAAGGAAGCCCAGAAGATCGGCTTCAAGCCCAAGTGGCTGATGACCTACGTGCTGGCTGATCCCATCCTGCTGGCCCTGGCCGGCGACGCGGCGGAGGGGGTCTACGCGGGGGCCTGGCTGGTGGATCCGGAGAACGCCCCGGAGGCGGCGAAATACCGGGAGGTGCTGACCAAATACTTCCCGGATGAAAAACCGGGCGGCTACAGCATCTCCTCCTACGCAGTGGCGGAGATCATCGTCGAGGCCCTGAAGCGGGCCGGGCCGGACCTCACCCGGGAGAAGTTCATCGCCGCCCTGGAGTCCCTGAAGGACTTCACCACCGGACTCACCCCGCCCTTCAGCTACAGCGAGACCGATCACGAGGGCATCAAGCAGATCGCCATCGTCCAGGTCCAGAAGGGACGCTGGGTGCCCGTCACCGGCTTCTTCGGCGAGTGAAGGCAAAGGCGGTGGGGGAGATCCAAGATCTCC
Proteins encoded in this window:
- a CDS encoding ABC transporter substrate-binding protein, with translation MEGFRLLWIVALVLAACAPAAPPTPTAAPSPTPAPASPTPPPPAATPTPAPKVPGVTADTIRLGMICALSGPVSTIGKPLARGMEAYFRWVNDQGGIHGRKIDLRIEDDQYTPANTVAAAKKLVEQDEVFAIVRPLGTATTAAILDYTIEKGVPVVGVASGSSLWSKPFKKTVFGIQPTYEREGRLMAKYAVEELKAQRIAVFYQNDAFGKEGADSFVAALKARGIEPVAMVPYEVAEQEFSAHALKLQQANPDLVFVYAIQVPAASLLKEAQKIGFKPKWLMTYVLADPILLALAGDAAEGVYAGAWLVDPENAPEAAKYREVLTKYFPDEKPGGYSISSYAVAEIIVEALKRAGPDLTREKFIAALESLKDFTTGLTPPFSYSETDHEGIKQIAIVQVQKGRWVPVTGFFGE